Proteins from a genomic interval of Salvelinus alpinus chromosome 7, SLU_Salpinus.1, whole genome shotgun sequence:
- the LOC139580388 gene encoding chromobox protein homolog 2-like, producing the protein MEGVTVGHVFDAECILNKRPRKGKFEYLVKWRGWSSKHNSWEPEENILDPRLLAAFHKKAQERELLFRKRGKRPRGRPRKILEPEPTETKSDRSSSSSSSGLSSSPSSSSSEEEEEDHRKKAKPGPRLRNLYPVPQKRPQIVVAKNEPVLKKRGRKPLLPELRALRQAKTRPPLPPPSPSRHHQVLRPPREPFKEEPRGGVKKPLQPASFTYTGLSSSRGSRDEVAHQVAAGGAFYQAGVSKPGPLNSIWSGRSMSTNTPTPSSPSSSSSLSRPLPSYSKGWSDLKRSLSVSDAGSSNGRAEGLKVASSLKPGVSTSTSLCLHSSKTSSGCGGSPTACSPAQRFPAGQRRQQEGLGGQAGMVVQQQGAKPPSSTPPSARDRISQALSLRALNLQSVKKIAPCNGLQGNGTSGTTGVAVSRLSLRSSASPAGKRAGGSIKETHTTSGLNQGLVSGGLGGGALHSGSVPPARVERGERGKDTGVETEREMDNKGPGGVGRGNGRVEKGGSVQAQGGVSTARRGRANGGRQEDRKSGQSLTVNERNSRSGDNSRTLNELSTGDSDDTSSSESEECDSSPYPDNNNRARLVSMEMETETDWRPARSLLEHVFVTDVTANFVTVTVKESPTSVGFFNVRNH; encoded by the exons ATGGAGGGGGTAACTGTAGGGCACGTATTTGACGCCGAATGCATCCTCAACAAACGTCCGCGAAAG GGGAAGTTTGAGTATTTGGTGAAGTGGAGAGGGTGGTCGTCCAA ACATAACAGTTGGGAGCCTGAAGAGAATATCCTGGACCCCAGATTACTGGCTGCCTTCCACAAGAA agcgcaagagagagagctaCTCTTCCGTAAGAGAGGGAAGAGGCCAAGGGGACGTCCACGGAAAATTCTG GAACCAGAGCCAACTGAAACCAAATCCGaccgctcctcctcctcctcttcatccggcctgtcctcctctccctcctcctcttcctcagaagaagaagaggaagaccaCAGGAAGAAGGCCAAACCGGGTCCTCGCCTCCGCAACCTCTACCCCGTCCCCCAGAAGAGGCCCCAGATTGTTGTGGCCAAAAATGAGCCTGTCCTTAAAAAGCGCGGGAGAAAACCGCTGCTCCCCGAGCTGAGGGCTTTGAGACAGGCAAAGACCCGGCCGCCCCTCCCGCCCCCTTCTCCTTCTCGCCACCACCAGGTCCTCAGGCCCCCCCGCGAGCCCTTCAAAGAGGAACCCCGAGGGGGGGTGAAGAAGCCTCTACAGCCAGCCAGTTTCACCTACACTGGCCTGAGCTCCAGCCGGGGCTCCAGAGACGAGGTGGCACACCAGGTGGCTGCTGGAGGGGCCTTCTACCAGGCAGGGGTCTCCAAACCTGGGCCGCTGAACTCCATTTGGTCAGGTCGCTCCATGTCGACCAACACCCCCACcccatcctctccatcctcctcttcctctctcagcaGACCTCTCCCGTCTTACAGTAAGGGCTGGTCAGATCTGAAgcgctccctctctgtctccgaCGCCGGCAGCAGCAATGGCAGAGCAGAAGGGCTCAAGGTGGCTTCCTCTCTAAAACCAGGGGTGTCTACATCCACATCACTCTGTCTCCACAGCTCCAAGACCTCCAGTGGGTGCGGGGGCTCTCCAACAGCATGTAGCCCAGCTCAGCGCTTCCCAGCTGGGCAGAGGAGGCAGCAGGAGGGCCTAGGAGGTCAGGCAGGGATGGTGGTTCAGCAGCAGGGAGCCAagcccccctcctctacccctccctcggCCAGAGACCGCATCAGTCAGGCCCTCAGCCTCCGAGCTCTCAACCTGCAGAGCGTTAAAAAAATTGCGCCCTGCAATGGTCTCCAGGGAAATGGAACCTCCGGCACCACTGGAGTTGCAGTTTCGAGGTTGAGCCTGAGAAGCAGTGCCAGCCCGGCAGGAAAAAGAGCAGGGGGAAGCATTAAAGAGACACACACCACGTCTGGGCTGAACCAGGGCCTGGTCTCGGGAGGGTTAGGGGGAGGGGCACTGCACTCTGGAAGCGTGCCACCAGCCAgagtggagaggggggagagagggaaggacactggggtagagacggagagagagatggacaacaAGGGACCAGGGGGTGTAGGGAGGGGGAATGGAAGGGTGGAGAAAGGGGGGAGTGTACAGGCACAGGGAGGCGTGTCCACGGCCCGCAGAGGCAGAGCTAACggggggagacaggaggacagGAAGTCAGGACAGAGCCTTACCGTTAATGAGCGGAACTCCCGGAGCGGTGACAACTCCCGGACCCTTAACGAGCTCAGCACGGGTGACTCAGATGACACCAGCAGCAGCGAATCAGAAGAGTGTGACTCCTCCCCCTATCCCgacaacaacaacagggcccGCCTTGTCTCTATGGAGATGGAAACGGAGACGGACTGGCGGCCGGCGCGGAGCCTTCTAGAGCACGTGTTCGTCACGGATGTCACCGCCAACTTCGTCACGGTAACAGTGAAGGAGTCGCCGACCAGCGTGGGGTTCTTCAACGTCCGCAATCACTAA